In Alistipes sp. ZOR0009, the DNA window AGCACTAAGGCTTACTCTAAACTTTCCTGATCGAATTCTGCCGACACCAACGCTTACTACAGAGTAGTGTTAACGCATTCTGCCAGCACTAAAGCTTACTCTAAACTCTCCAGACCGAATTATGCCGACACCAACGCTTACTCCAGAGTAGTGTTAACGTACTCTGCCGACACTAAAGCTTACTCCAAACTTTCCAGACGGAATTCTGCCGACACCAACGCTTACTACAGAGTAGTGTTAACGCATTCTGCCAGCACTAAAGCTTACTCCAAACTTTCGGCATGGAACTATGCCGGCACCGAGGCGTACTACGGAGGGCGGGATGCAAAAAGAGGGAGATCCGAAGATCGCCCTCAAGCCCTAGATACAGACAATATCGAGCCTACTTATAAAGTTGCTTGAACTCTATTCCAGATATACGGCGAAACTCCTTACTCGAAGGTCCAAATGCGCCCTTAACGTACGCCTTTGCGTTTTTACAGAGGTTGTATAGCGAATCCTCGTTGGTATAGAAGATGTCGGTTAAAGTAGTACGAGCGGTATCGAATGCAGCTTCGGTTTCGATGCAGCGGCTGTTGGCCTCGTTGAGATCGGAGGAGAACTGGCGCACGGCCTCGGTTTTGATGTCATCCTCATTTACCTTGTAGTGGGGGTTAGCCTCTACGTAGGTGGCGAGCTGGGCAAAGTTGCTAGCTCTATCTTCATATCCCATTTGCAGGGTGGTGTTCTTCTTGGTTTGTGTTCCGTTGGCGGCTGCTGCGGTGTCGGACTTTGCGCCCACCTCGCCCCTAATACGACGCTGTACGAGACGTACCGTGTCGACAGAACGATGGTCTATCCCCGAAATGGAGTAGATGCTTACAACCCTTGAGGTGTAGGCGTTGAGTTCTCCAAACATCTGCGCGCGAGCGGCGATGGTATCGCTGTGGGTGGTTTCGGCGGCCTGCAGGTTACCCAATGCGGCGGTACCGCTTGCGTATGCCTTTTCGAGATTAACCACGGTTAGCTTGGGTTCGGCGGGGTTGTACTTGACACCAAACTCCTTTACGGCGTTAATTAGCGTGTTGCAGGCAGCAAGGTTGTTGGCATGCCCAGTGTTGCTTGATTTCACCATATCAACATCAATCTTTAAAAAATTAGAATAAATATTAGCTTGGGGCCACCAGCCTTTTGCACCGGGGTGTGCGAATTTTAGGGTTAGACACGCCAGCACTACGGATAGCAGCTGCATGTAAAAATAATAAATTTCATTAAATACTATACTTTTGTTTAAATTTTTGTTGTTTTTATCGTCATTCCTGATAACCAAAAGCTAAAATACCGCCTACAGGGGAATATCCACCTCCGTAACCGCCATTTTTGCGGGCAGCACAAGGCTGTTCTTTTAGAATGATGCATAAAATGGGCCGTAGAGGCATTGTACCGCCATCGGACCAAAAATATTTGGATGGATAGGCGGAGGCATGGGGATGGTGGGGACAAAAAAAAGGAGACACGCTGGTGGTGTCTCCTGCCGATATCGACCTATATTAAGGTGTGGTACTACATGGCAATTAGCCCTTTTTTCTGTATGTCGGCAACAATGGCCTTTGCGACGCCCTTGGCAAGCGATGCCTTGCTGCCGGGGTCGTAGCTGCGGGTTTGTCCGGAGTATAGCAGGTCGTTGCGGCCTACCGAGTAGAGCTCGGACTGAAGAACGTAGCTGGTGTTGGTGGTATAGTAGCCGGGGGTGTAGGTTTGCTCGTACACCACCATGTATCGGCGGTAGTAGCGGCTATATCCAACAACCCGAGGGGTGGTGTACATGGTTCCGGGGGTATGTACGCGCTCCTTCTCCCTATCTACGAGGCTAACGATCATTACGGAGCTGTAGCCGAGGCTGCGTACCTTATCGTTAACCTGCTCTTCGGTTAGCCCCTTAAACCCTTTGGGCCCGAAGACGTCGGTTGCGGAGGTTGCCTTGATACCTTTATTTTGTAGCTCGATGGCTATCTGCCTTTCGAGGTTCTCGCGGAGCTCCAGGTTCTTGGGTCCCATCATTCCTAGTACGAGTACGTTGCCAATGCTTCCCTGCTGGGCTTCGGGAGCCTTCCACGACGACACCAGCTGCGTGCTGCTGCAGCTCGCTAAAAGCATGGCAGCAGCTACCATTACTAACAAGTTTATTCGTTTCATATCACAACATTATTTAGTTGATACTTGAATTGTAGCGCTCTTACTCACCTCTGCAAATATTTATCCACACTAAGCAGGCCGTTAGCCTTGGTTAGTACTAAACGTATCCATTTGCGTTAAGATTACGATTGGGAGGGAAAATATCGGATTATTTGGCCTTGTTTAGCTGCTTTTTGTAGCGATTGACATACTCCGGCTGCGCGGTGTGGGATTGGGCGCTGCGGGTTGCCGTGTGGGGCGAGGCGGAGCGGCAGCTTAAAGCGGCAGCGGCAGGATGCGGGGATGCAAAAAAAAGCCCCAGAAGAAGAGTCTTCTGGGGCGAGGCCGTAAAGCCTGTAGTAAGGTATCGTTACGATAGCTTAAGTACCTCTTCTTGTACCAGCTTGTACTGTCCAAGGTCCTTAACATCGCTCTTTGCAATGTAGTTGTAGCGCTCCTTGTTCCAAGCAGCACCAAGCTTGATGTACACATCAGCCGAGTTGATGAACTTCTCGTTACGCTGAGAGTCGATTAGCAGCAGGTAGCCCATGATGATGTGGCCAGCCATCTCTACCAAACGGCGAGCGTGGAAGTCTAGGAATTCGGTATCGCCAGCGGCATGAACAATTTCGAATGCCTTTACGTACTCTTCGGTCATATCGGCAAGGGTCTTCTTCATGTACTCGTGGTCGGTGTGTACCGGAGCAGCCGCGTAGGCCTTCATTTGCTGAAGGAATACGCCGGTGGTAACGCCCTTGATAGCGGCCACCACCTGCAGCTGCGAAGTACCTTCGTAGATGGTGGTGATACGCGCGTCGCGGATGATACGCTCGATTGGGTAGTCCTTCATGAAGCCTGATCCGCCGTGAATTTGAAGCGAGTCGTAGGCAATAGAGTTGCTGTACTCCGAAGAGAATAGCTTAAGCAGCGGCGTGTAGCAGTCGGCCAGCTTGTTGAACTCCTTTTGCTCGTCGCGCTCTTCCTTCTCGAGCTTACGATCTTGAGAGATGTGGTAGTACGCTTTGTACACATCTACAAAACGAGATGTTTCGTAAAGAAGCGCACGAGAAGCGTGAAGCTTCGCCTTCATGTTGGTTAGCAGCTCGTATACGGCAGGGAACTTGATGATTTCCTTACCAAACTGTACGCGCTCGTTGGCGTACTTAAGCGCCTCGCGGTAGGCAGCCTCGGAAAGACCAACCGACTGGGCACCTACACCAAGACGAGCACCGTTCATCAACGACATTACGTACTTGATAAGACCCATCTTGCGGTCGCCAACAAGCACTGCAGGAGCGTTGGTAAATACAAGCTCGCAGGTTGGAGATCCGATGATACCCAGCTTGTGCTCGATACGACGAACCTTCATGGCATTATCCTTCTTGTCGTACACGAAAAGAGAAAGACCACGAGCGTCGTTGGTACCATCCTCAGAGCGGGCAAGAACTAGCGAGATTTCGGCATCGCCGTTGGTGATAAAACGCTTAACACCGTTTAGCAACCAAGTGCCCTTCTTCTCGTCCCAAGTAGCTCTAAGCTGTACTGCCTGAAGGTCCGATCCAGCATCTGGTTCGGTAAGGTCCATAGCAGCCGTTTGTCCTTGGTTGATACGAGGAAGGAAGGTGTCCTTAATCTCCTTTGATCCGAACTCGTGAATGGTTTC includes these proteins:
- a CDS encoding acyl-CoA dehydrogenase family protein, with translation MANFYTDNEDLKFHLGHPLMKKIVALKERGFEDKNTYDYAPIDFEDALDSYDKTLEIVGDICGNILGPNAESVDAEGPEVINDRVKYARGTQENHDALTQAGLYGMSLPREYGGLNFAMVPYVVAAELVSRADAGFANIWGLQDCAETIHEFGSKEIKDTFLPRINQGQTAAMDLTEPDAGSDLQAVQLRATWDEKKGTWLLNGVKRFITNGDAEISLVLARSEDGTNDARGLSLFVYDKKDNAMKVRRIEHKLGIIGSPTCELVFTNAPAVLVGDRKMGLIKYVMSLMNGARLGVGAQSVGLSEAAYREALKYANERVQFGKEIIKFPAVYELLTNMKAKLHASRALLYETSRFVDVYKAYYHISQDRKLEKEERDEQKEFNKLADCYTPLLKLFSSEYSNSIAYDSLQIHGGSGFMKDYPIERIIRDARITTIYEGTSQLQVVAAIKGVTTGVFLQQMKAYAAAPVHTDHEYMKKTLADMTEEYVKAFEIVHAAGDTEFLDFHARRLVEMAGHIIMGYLLLIDSQRNEKFINSADVYIKLGAAWNKERYNYIAKSDVKDLGQYKLVQEEVLKLS